A DNA window from Allokutzneria albata contains the following coding sequences:
- a CDS encoding DUF3662 and FHA domain-containing protein, translating to MGLQRFERRLEGVIGNTFARVFGGKVVPQEVAQALEREADDNIKELAGGRLLAPNHYVVRLGPTDFDRLAADEQRVSQLLADCINEHLAEHGWDTYGDVVVSMERSETLHTGQFRTSSSVDPDAAPTRRPAPPRTAGDRPMSQPPGQYPEGDRYAQQHPPQQGQYGYDQGYGQQPQGQYGQDPNYGQQPQQGGYDPNYGGQYGYDQQQGYGQPPQPGYDQHPQQGGYDQGYGQQPPQQGGYDQGYGQQPAQPGYDQGYGQQPPQQGGYGQPGYDQGYGQQGYDQGYGQQPQQGGYDQGYGQQGGYDQGYGQQQGYAPPAVGGAPRQLTATLQLDDGSNRNYTLKQGSNVIGRGQDADFRLPDTGVSRRHLEITWDGQNAMLADLGSTNGSTVNSNPAQAWQLADGDVIRIGHSSLVFRAQG from the coding sequence GTGGGCCTGCAGCGCTTCGAGCGCCGCTTGGAAGGTGTGATCGGCAATACGTTCGCGCGCGTGTTCGGAGGCAAAGTCGTACCGCAGGAGGTGGCGCAGGCCCTAGAGCGAGAGGCCGACGACAACATCAAGGAGCTCGCCGGAGGGCGTCTCCTCGCTCCCAACCACTACGTCGTCAGACTGGGTCCCACCGACTTCGACCGCCTTGCCGCGGATGAACAGCGAGTGAGCCAACTGCTCGCGGACTGCATCAACGAGCATCTGGCCGAGCACGGGTGGGATACATACGGTGACGTCGTAGTCTCCATGGAGCGTTCTGAGACGCTGCACACCGGACAGTTCCGTACCAGCTCGTCAGTCGACCCAGACGCAGCGCCGACCCGACGGCCGGCACCACCTCGTACCGCAGGAGACCGACCCATGAGCCAGCCACCCGGCCAGTACCCCGAGGGCGACCGGTACGCCCAGCAGCACCCGCCGCAGCAGGGTCAGTACGGCTACGACCAGGGCTACGGCCAGCAGCCGCAGGGCCAGTACGGACAGGACCCCAACTACGGTCAGCAGCCCCAGCAGGGCGGCTACGACCCGAACTACGGCGGCCAGTACGGCTACGACCAGCAGCAGGGCTATGGCCAGCCGCCGCAGCCCGGCTACGACCAGCACCCCCAGCAGGGCGGGTACGACCAGGGCTACGGCCAGCAGCCCCCGCAGCAGGGCGGCTACGACCAGGGCTACGGCCAGCAGCCCGCGCAGCCGGGGTACGACCAGGGCTACGGTCAGCAGCCTCCCCAGCAGGGCGGCTACGGCCAGCCCGGCTACGACCAGGGTTACGGCCAGCAGGGCTATGACCAGGGTTACGGCCAGCAGCCCCAGCAGGGCGGGTACGACCAGGGTTACGGCCAGCAGGGCGGGTACGACCAGGGCTACGGCCAGCAGCAGGGTTACGCCCCGCCGGCGGTCGGTGGCGCGCCGCGGCAGCTGACCGCGACGCTGCAGCTCGACGACGGGTCGAACCGCAACTACACGCTGAAGCAGGGCTCCAACGTGATCGGTCGCGGCCAGGACGCGGATTTCCGCCTTCCGGACACCGGCGTGTCGCGCCGTCATTTGGAGATCACCTGGGACGGTCAGAACGCCATGCTGGCGGACCTCGGTTCGACCAACGGCTCCACGGTGAACTCCAACCCCGCCCAGGCATGGCAACTGGCCGACGGTGACGTGATCCGCATCGGCCACTCCTCCCTGGTGTTCCGCGCCCAGGGCTGA